A section of the Pseudanabaena mucicola str. Chao 1806 genome encodes:
- a CDS encoding ABC transporter ATP-binding protein, whose product MTTKTRPSNRKSFKHNLRSHLRSQAFQRAADAPDLPATPFRFVWHFVSQFRWWYVAMVALEALHAICGIMLPFAIGEIMRGVTRASQHGAGLEAIWNPFMLFACLSIGEVVFGKTSGLVMILLQPVLRQHVARNLFAYLQHHSHRYISNSFAGALAHRIGETSLGVARTLYSLIFDFMPVGIVMTVAIALLARVNTGLALFVGIWAFSFVSVSYWLASRSRPYELAASSARSETIGQIVDTVTNLSSVRLFAKLGFERKYLRDRHVVELKDVRRANWYSERVKLFQFIAGAALKIGTLYYALTLWSQGKIEVADFVMASSIALLIISEAKNLSRRFLEFFEHIGNVSNGVYTIIQPHEIVDRDRPISHSITQGKIEFRDVTFSYSEEKKVFDRLSITIESGQRVGLVGLSGSGKSTFVNLVLRLFDPQSGQILIDGVDIRDISQESLHAQISLIPQDPSLFHRTLLENIRYGRLEASDQEVVEAARKANAHEFIQQIREGYDSMVGERGVKLSGGQRQRIAIARVILKDAPILILDEATSSLDSITERAIQDTLDKEMNGKTVIVVAHRLSTISHLDRILVFHHGEIVEDGSHTDLLALKGAYHRLWQMQAGGFLPENLDEKDFAASKSNNFKNNFKSISLHTSSAKAITTNKNLTNGNLNVPLDSIEEHPVQD is encoded by the coding sequence ATGACCACAAAAACTCGTCCGTCAAATCGCAAAAGCTTCAAACATAATTTGCGATCGCACCTCAGATCCCAAGCCTTTCAACGGGCTGCTGATGCTCCCGATCTTCCCGCAACACCTTTCCGTTTTGTCTGGCATTTTGTCAGCCAATTTCGCTGGTGGTATGTAGCGATGGTGGCGCTCGAAGCACTCCATGCTATTTGTGGGATTATGCTTCCCTTTGCGATCGGCGAAATTATGCGAGGAGTCACTAGAGCCAGTCAGCATGGTGCAGGGCTAGAAGCAATTTGGAATCCTTTTATGTTGTTCGCATGTTTAAGCATTGGTGAAGTGGTCTTTGGCAAAACCTCTGGACTCGTGATGATTTTGTTACAGCCCGTTTTGCGCCAGCACGTAGCCCGCAATCTTTTCGCCTATTTACAGCATCATTCCCATCGCTACATTAGCAATAGTTTCGCAGGAGCCTTAGCCCATCGCATTGGTGAAACTTCCCTTGGCGTTGCCCGCACTTTATATTCCCTCATTTTCGATTTCATGCCTGTGGGCATCGTGATGACAGTGGCGATCGCCTTACTAGCTCGCGTAAATACTGGGCTAGCGCTATTTGTAGGAATTTGGGCTTTTTCCTTTGTTTCTGTTTCCTATTGGCTTGCCTCTCGCAGCCGACCCTACGAGCTAGCTGCGTCTTCTGCAAGGAGCGAAACCATCGGGCAGATTGTCGATACTGTCACTAATCTCAGCAGTGTGCGTTTGTTTGCCAAATTAGGATTTGAGCGCAAATATTTGCGCGATCGCCATGTGGTCGAACTCAAAGATGTAAGACGGGCAAACTGGTATTCAGAGCGTGTAAAACTGTTCCAATTCATCGCTGGAGCCGCCCTCAAAATTGGTACGCTCTATTATGCTCTGACTCTATGGAGTCAAGGCAAGATTGAAGTTGCTGATTTTGTAATGGCAAGTAGTATCGCACTTTTGATTATTTCTGAAGCGAAGAATTTAAGTCGTCGCTTTTTGGAATTTTTCGAGCATATTGGTAATGTCAGCAATGGTGTTTACACAATCATTCAACCCCATGAGATTGTTGATCGCGATCGCCCGATATCTCACTCTATTACCCAAGGCAAAATCGAATTTCGAGATGTTACCTTTAGCTATTCTGAAGAAAAGAAAGTTTTTGATCGTCTCTCGATCACAATTGAATCAGGGCAAAGAGTCGGACTAGTCGGCTTATCGGGTTCAGGTAAATCCACTTTTGTCAATTTAGTATTGCGCCTCTTCGATCCACAATCAGGGCAAATTCTCATTGATGGTGTGGACATTCGCGACATCAGCCAAGAATCTCTCCATGCCCAGATCAGCCTCATTCCTCAAGATCCATCCCTGTTTCATCGCACCCTCCTCGAAAATATTCGCTATGGGCGCTTAGAGGCAAGCGATCAGGAAGTAGTGGAAGCTGCAAGAAAAGCTAATGCCCATGAATTTATCCAACAAATTCGCGAAGGCTATGACTCAATGGTGGGAGAGCGTGGTGTAAAGCTATCGGGTGGTCAACGTCAGAGAATTGCGATCGCCAGAGTCATTCTCAAAGATGCGCCAATTCTAATTCTCGATGAAGCAACATCTAGCCTTGATTCGATTACCGAACGCGCCATTCAAGACACTCTCGACAAAGAGATGAATGGTAAAACCGTGATCGTTGTCGCTCACCGTCTTTCGACAATTTCCCATTTAGATCGCATCCTTGTCTTTCATCATGGAGAGATCGTTGAAGATGGCTCTCATACTGACCTGCTAGCGCTAAAAGGTGCATACCATCGCCTATGGCAAATGCAAGCAGGCGGATTCTTACCTGAAAATCTTGATGAAAAAGATTTTGCCGCTTCAAAAAGTAATAATTTCAAGAATAACTTTAAGAGTATTTCCTTACATACTTCTTCAGCTAAGGCGATCACCACAAATAAAAATTTAACAAATGGCAATTTAAACGTTCCCCTTGATTCTATTGAAGAACATCCTGTTCAAGATTAA
- a CDS encoding MFS transporter — protein sequence MKNWNRQGDRIFNIVYHYLPAMRWQNFRLFFGGQLLSMSGTFMTQQLTIPWLVYDLTHSAWMLGVAGFVQFLPTLIVIPFSGVLSDRWSRRDLLMFVQIVGIAVSLALTILTFTNLITFPILLGLSVLNGMIKGLDMPVRHTIVTETVDDRADSSNAIALNSVMLSSSLVLGPAVGGILVATLGVKYCFLYDTISYIPAILTLQAMQFPTIHSNIRSSLGETFQKLGEGFKYVAQTQPIRAILLMIALKGLVGMAHIALMPVFAAEILNGNATTMAQLSTSAPIGSFFACLYLSVRRGIAGLERLIVFAQVAIGISLISFSLSRQVWLSIVILVFTGGFTILQITSSNMIIQTLVAEDKRGRVMSFYALAMVGMMPFGNLFAGTLANSFGATNALIICGVLSIFGAVWFSAQLPSVSRWIDRETKSLQIPASP from the coding sequence ATGAAGAATTGGAATAGGCAAGGCGATCGCATATTTAACATCGTTTATCACTACTTACCCGCTATGCGCTGGCAGAATTTTCGCCTGTTTTTTGGCGGACAGTTACTATCCATGTCTGGGACATTCATGACCCAACAGCTTACGATTCCTTGGCTGGTTTATGATTTGACTCACTCAGCATGGATGTTAGGGGTAGCGGGATTTGTACAATTTTTGCCTACATTAATCGTGATTCCCTTTTCGGGAGTATTGAGCGATCGTTGGAGTCGCCGCGACTTGTTAATGTTCGTGCAGATCGTGGGAATCGCTGTATCTCTCGCGTTAACAATTCTGACTTTTACGAATTTGATTACCTTCCCAATCCTGTTAGGACTAAGTGTTCTCAACGGCATGATCAAAGGACTAGATATGCCCGTGCGCCATACCATCGTTACGGAAACCGTTGATGATCGCGCTGACAGTAGTAATGCGATCGCCTTAAACTCAGTGATGTTGAGTTCTTCTCTCGTACTAGGTCCCGCAGTGGGCGGAATTTTAGTCGCGACATTAGGCGTAAAATATTGTTTCCTCTACGACACAATTAGCTATATCCCAGCAATCTTGACTCTGCAAGCGATGCAGTTTCCTACAATCCATTCCAATATCCGTTCCAGCTTAGGAGAGACTTTTCAGAAATTAGGAGAAGGCTTTAAATATGTTGCTCAAACTCAGCCTATCCGTGCAATTTTGTTGATGATTGCTTTAAAGGGACTTGTAGGAATGGCGCATATTGCTCTCATGCCTGTTTTTGCTGCCGAGATTTTAAATGGAAATGCCACAACGATGGCGCAGCTTAGTACTTCTGCTCCGATTGGTTCATTCTTTGCCTGTTTATATCTCAGTGTCAGGCGCGGAATCGCAGGGCTAGAGCGTTTAATTGTCTTTGCTCAAGTGGCGATCGGCATAAGTTTGATTTCTTTCTCTCTATCGCGACAGGTTTGGCTATCAATTGTGATTCTCGTCTTTACAGGTGGCTTCACGATTCTCCAAATTACTAGTAGCAATATGATTATCCAAACCCTAGTTGCAGAGGATAAACGCGGTAGGGTGATGAGTTTCTATGCCCTCGCGATGGTGGGAATGATGCCTTTTGGAAACCTATTTGCAGGCACGTTAGCCAATAGCTTTGGTGCAACTAATGCTTTGATTATCTGCGGTGTTTTGAGTATTTTCGGGGCAGTCTGGTTTTCGGCACAGTTACCATCCGTCAGCCGTTGGATTGATCGCGAAACAAAATCATTACAAATTCCTGCATCTCCTTAA
- a CDS encoding aliphatic sulfonate ABC transporter substrate-binding protein, whose protein sequence is MKELPPLFKVFTRPDQVQKIKRRSLLFSAAYSLVLSTTLIGCGSTPTASTSSDSKTASTSPNAKATETSKAAASGEKKVIRIVRSKQLTALAVLEKQGTLEKAFQPLGYEVKWAEFAAGPQQLEALNANGLDIASTAESPPVFSQAAGSPLVYIGATASNGKPVALLVGKDSPIKSIQDLKGKKIAFQKASIGHYLAVKAFEKEGLSTSDFESVFLPPADASAAFSQGKVDGWFIWDPFITRTELSGVGRVLIDGEKLRDTRNFYTTTRKYYEGNKDAIKLFFEEIEKADAWVKANPKEVAALLTDVTKVDAPILEKMHTKYEYGLRPITEDVIKEQEKVAEFWFKYKLIPNKPDVRTGFLKPEEYEYITPKNVLALAKETKS, encoded by the coding sequence ATGAAAGAACTGCCTCCATTGTTTAAGGTCTTCACTCGCCCCGACCAAGTCCAAAAAATTAAAAGGCGATCGCTATTATTTTCCGCCGCCTATAGCCTCGTTTTATCTACCACTTTAATTGGTTGCGGTTCCACTCCTACAGCCTCAACTTCAAGCGATTCTAAAACTGCATCAACATCACCTAACGCCAAAGCTACTGAAACCAGTAAAGCTGCTGCCAGTGGGGAGAAAAAAGTTATTCGGATTGTACGCTCCAAACAACTCACAGCGTTAGCAGTATTAGAAAAACAAGGCACATTAGAGAAAGCCTTTCAACCCCTCGGCTATGAAGTGAAATGGGCGGAATTTGCCGCAGGCCCTCAACAACTTGAAGCTTTAAATGCTAATGGTCTTGACATTGCCTCCACTGCCGAATCGCCTCCTGTATTTTCCCAAGCCGCAGGTAGTCCATTGGTTTATATTGGTGCAACTGCTAGTAATGGTAAGCCCGTAGCCCTTTTAGTCGGCAAGGATTCACCGATTAAGAGCATTCAAGATCTTAAGGGCAAAAAAATCGCTTTCCAGAAAGCTTCTATCGGTCATTACCTAGCGGTTAAAGCCTTTGAAAAAGAAGGATTATCAACGAGTGATTTTGAATCTGTCTTTTTACCTCCTGCTGATGCCAGCGCTGCTTTTAGCCAAGGCAAGGTTGATGGATGGTTTATTTGGGATCCATTTATTACCCGTACGGAACTAAGTGGAGTTGGACGAGTATTGATTGATGGAGAAAAGCTCCGAGATACTCGTAACTTCTACACCACAACTCGTAAATATTATGAGGGAAATAAAGATGCCATTAAGCTTTTCTTTGAAGAGATAGAAAAGGCTGATGCATGGGTAAAAGCAAATCCCAAGGAAGTTGCCGCCCTACTAACCGATGTCACCAAGGTTGATGCACCCATCTTAGAAAAAATGCATACTAAGTATGAGTATGGATTGCGTCCAATTACCGAAGATGTGATTAAAGAGCAAGAGAAAGTTGCTGAATTTTGGTTCAAATATAAGTTGATTCCTAATAAGCCCGATGTTCGGACTGGCTTCCTAAAACCTGAAGAGTACGAATACATTACTCCGAAGAATGTTCTTGCTCTCGCCAAAGAAACCAAGTCTTAA
- a CDS encoding TauD/TfdA dioxygenase family protein, which translates to MTITLSAIASNTSQEVSITPLDAPLGAVVTGLDASKPIDPATILHLKQAHRNYHILIFKNQKLTDEQLKNFAYYFGDLFVPLDETPVLASKTGVTPVVIPVANIEGGFTGTGELSFHADHHWTPYPSSGSFLYAEEVTTKGGETAWLNLNLAYEALNDATKERIKDLQLITYNPFVRTPDSPRRSYRKDTSTPLVAPVFPHPLVRTHPESGLKILSLGYETEVSLVGVDPEEGSALIAQLRQHLNQPKFYYEHKWSVGDIVYWDNQSTLHRRTAFDPSERRVLKRISLAGSRPF; encoded by the coding sequence ATGACCATCACACTTTCAGCGATCGCATCAAATACATCACAGGAAGTAAGTATTACGCCTCTGGATGCGCCTTTAGGAGCCGTAGTTACGGGCTTAGATGCCAGTAAACCCATCGATCCCGCCACAATTTTGCACCTGAAACAAGCCCATCGGAACTACCATATTCTGATCTTCAAAAATCAGAAGTTAACCGATGAGCAATTAAAGAACTTCGCCTATTATTTCGGTGATTTATTTGTTCCCCTTGACGAAACCCCTGTACTTGCTTCTAAAACAGGCGTAACACCTGTAGTCATTCCTGTAGCCAATATCGAAGGCGGCTTTACGGGGACAGGCGAACTCTCTTTTCATGCCGATCATCATTGGACACCCTATCCCTCTAGCGGTTCCTTTCTCTATGCTGAAGAAGTGACTACCAAGGGCGGAGAGACAGCTTGGCTCAATCTTAACCTCGCCTATGAAGCTTTGAATGATGCAACTAAAGAACGCATTAAGGATTTGCAATTGATCACATACAATCCCTTTGTGCGGACTCCTGACTCGCCCCGACGCTCATACCGCAAAGATACTAGCACACCACTAGTTGCACCTGTATTTCCTCATCCTCTGGTACGCACTCATCCAGAAAGTGGCTTGAAGATTCTGAGCCTCGGCTATGAGACAGAAGTATCTCTAGTGGGAGTCGATCCAGAGGAAGGTTCGGCGCTAATTGCCCAATTGCGTCAGCATCTTAATCAACCCAAATTCTATTACGAGCATAAATGGTCTGTCGGTGACATTGTGTATTGGGACAATCAATCAACTCTGCATCGCCGTACAGCTTTCGATCCCAGTGAGCGCCGTGTTTTAAAGCGGATTAGCCTTGCAGGTAGTCGTCCATTCTAG
- a CDS encoding sulfonate ABC transporter substrate-binding protein: MITSLKRSHHSQSSLWRQFGLLIAPSLLALSTALTSCSVSTKQATSTSPTNNPASNPSKSADKPVAIKTKVIRVGYQSSGDLTKVRGVLEKRLEPLGVKVEWSQFAAGPQLMEALNVGKVDIGSVGETPPIFAQAAGSQLVYVVARKPSEGKGSGIIVQKDSPIKTVADLKGQKVVFQKGSASHYLIVKALEEVGLKYSDIQPVTLPPVEAREAFFQGKIDAWVTWDPYLALAETKGNGRIIRDAHKIATQGGFYIASRSFATDNLDLLRIVIEEIDKSGQWAEANRAEVVKLVAPILKIEPEIQEIVTSRASYRLRPISPQIIESQQKIADLFTQEKVIPKKLDLREVILTPEQYAAMTPESLKDSNN, from the coding sequence ATGATTACATCACTCAAGCGGTCTCATCATTCTCAATCTTCATTATGGAGACAGTTTGGTTTACTGATAGCTCCTAGTTTACTAGCTCTATCAACGGCTCTGACAAGTTGTAGCGTTTCTACAAAACAAGCTACATCAACTAGTCCTACAAATAATCCTGCAAGTAATCCATCAAAAAGCGCAGATAAACCTGTTGCGATTAAAACAAAGGTAATTCGGGTAGGATATCAAAGCTCTGGAGATTTAACGAAAGTTCGCGGGGTGTTAGAAAAACGTCTAGAGCCTTTAGGGGTTAAGGTCGAGTGGTCACAGTTTGCGGCAGGTCCCCAATTGATGGAAGCCTTAAATGTAGGCAAAGTTGATATTGGCTCAGTGGGTGAAACTCCACCGATTTTTGCTCAAGCCGCAGGTTCGCAATTAGTCTATGTGGTAGCCCGTAAACCTAGTGAAGGTAAAGGCAGTGGCATCATTGTCCAGAAGGATTCGCCTATTAAGACCGTTGCGGATCTGAAAGGACAGAAAGTCGTTTTTCAGAAAGGTTCTGCTTCCCATTATTTGATTGTGAAGGCATTAGAAGAAGTGGGACTGAAATATAGTGATATTCAGCCTGTAACCTTGCCACCTGTAGAAGCGAGAGAAGCCTTTTTTCAAGGGAAAATTGATGCTTGGGTGACATGGGATCCTTATCTAGCGCTAGCAGAAACTAAGGGCAATGGGCGGATCATTAGAGATGCCCATAAAATTGCTACGCAGGGAGGTTTCTATATCGCGTCTCGGAGCTTTGCTACGGATAATCTTGACTTGCTCCGTATTGTGATTGAGGAGATTGATAAGAGCGGTCAATGGGCGGAAGCTAATCGTGCGGAAGTGGTGAAGTTAGTTGCTCCCATTTTAAAGATTGAGCCTGAAATTCAAGAAATTGTAACTAGTCGTGCTAGTTATCGCTTAAGACCAATTTCACCACAAATTATTGAAAGCCAGCAAAAAATTGCTGATTTATTTACACAAGAGAAAGTCATTCCCAAAAAACTCGATCTTAGAGAAGTGATTTTGACCCCTGAGCAATATGCTGCAATGACTCCCGAATCTCTGAAGGACTCCAATAACTAG
- a CDS encoding dienelactone hydrolase family protein, whose product MTLATINPEKDQANSSIRTSCVKIANAGLLIDAYLAEPNHFGVFPAVIVVQEIFGVNIHIREVVERLAREGYVAIAPALFQRTAPNFESAYSPENIQEGRDLKDKTKADEIISDIQAAIAYLKGLPNIKDEAIGSIGFCFGGHVVYLTATLPEIKATASFYGAGIPSTTFGGGEPTIRRTKDITGAIYAFFGEEDAGIPLTDVDKVEAALKEANISHKVFRYANAGHGFFCNHRGSYHPESAADAWTHVLELFQEKLK is encoded by the coding sequence ATGACTTTAGCAACTATCAACCCAGAGAAAGATCAAGCAAATTCTTCAATTCGGACTTCTTGCGTGAAAATCGCTAATGCTGGTTTGCTAATTGATGCCTATCTTGCAGAACCAAATCACTTTGGTGTATTTCCTGCGGTGATTGTGGTACAGGAAATATTCGGGGTAAATATCCATATTCGTGAAGTCGTCGAACGTTTGGCGCGAGAAGGATATGTGGCGATCGCACCTGCATTATTTCAGCGCACGGCTCCCAACTTTGAGTCAGCCTATTCCCCTGAAAATATTCAAGAGGGACGAGATTTGAAGGATAAAACTAAAGCTGATGAAATCATTAGCGATATTCAAGCAGCGATCGCCTATCTCAAGGGCTTGCCTAATATCAAGGATGAGGCGATCGGCTCGATTGGATTTTGCTTTGGTGGTCATGTGGTTTATCTGACCGCGACATTACCAGAGATTAAAGCAACTGCTTCCTTCTACGGTGCTGGTATTCCTAGCACTACGTTCGGTGGTGGTGAACCGACTATTCGTCGTACTAAAGACATCACAGGAGCCATTTATGCCTTTTTTGGTGAAGAAGATGCAGGAATTCCTTTAACAGATGTGGACAAAGTGGAAGCAGCACTGAAAGAGGCGAATATCTCCCATAAAGTTTTCCGCTATGCCAATGCTGGACATGGGTTCTTCTGTAATCATCGCGGCAGCTACCATCCCGAATCGGCAGCAGATGCTTGGACTCATGTTTTGGAATTGTTTCAAGAGAAACTAAAGTAA
- a CDS encoding D-2-hydroxyacid dehydrogenase: MKALLPKEFADCLEPHLTSDRYPDLEKAWVDSTGKIEGDPTDAEVYFNWFYLKPPTLHKVLDVAPKIRWHQTPSAGVNHILTPKYLERDIILTNGAGNSAIPISEFVLTYILYHAKKIDILIELRQQRGWKRGFELQLGEIYGKTILIIGAGKIGQAIAQRAKAFGLKVIGSRSNPQPLENFDLIVGKDEWRSHLPEVDYAVIATPLTPETIKLFDEAAINALRPEAFVINIARGAIVDEGALIKALKEERIAGAALDTFTVEPLPQESPLWTLPNVFITPHTSASSPRAIDRIVNLFLDNLQRYRTGQPLRNVVDKSTGY; the protein is encoded by the coding sequence ATGAAAGCGTTATTACCTAAAGAATTTGCCGATTGCTTAGAACCACATTTAACTAGCGATCGATATCCCGATCTCGAAAAAGCATGGGTAGACTCAACTGGCAAGATTGAAGGCGATCCTACGGATGCCGAGGTCTATTTCAATTGGTTCTATCTTAAACCTCCGACTCTACATAAAGTCCTCGATGTTGCCCCCAAAATCCGTTGGCATCAAACCCCTAGTGCTGGTGTAAATCATATTCTCACACCGAAATATCTAGAGCGCGATATTATCCTCACCAACGGTGCAGGCAATTCTGCAATTCCGATTTCCGAGTTTGTGCTGACCTACATTCTCTACCATGCCAAGAAAATCGATATCTTAATAGAGCTACGTCAACAACGTGGCTGGAAGCGTGGGTTTGAGCTACAGCTTGGTGAAATTTATGGGAAAACAATCCTGATTATTGGTGCTGGCAAGATTGGTCAAGCGATCGCCCAACGCGCCAAAGCCTTTGGATTAAAGGTGATTGGATCACGAAGTAATCCGCAACCGCTTGAGAATTTTGATTTGATTGTTGGTAAGGATGAATGGCGATCGCATTTACCAGAAGTTGATTATGCAGTAATTGCCACACCACTTACCCCTGAAACCATCAAGCTATTTGATGAAGCGGCGATCAATGCTTTGCGTCCCGAAGCTTTTGTGATCAATATTGCTAGGGGTGCGATCGTCGATGAGGGTGCATTGATTAAGGCTCTTAAAGAGGAAAGAATTGCAGGTGCGGCGCTTGATACCTTCACCGTAGAGCCTTTACCTCAAGAGAGTCCCCTCTGGACTTTGCCGAATGTGTTCATCACACCCCATACTTCCGCTTCCTCACCAAGAGCGATCGATCGCATTGTCAATCTCTTTCTCGATAATCTGCAACGCTATCGCACAGGTCAGCCTTTGCGGAATGTAGTGGATAAGTCTACGGGTTATTGA
- a CDS encoding LLM class flavin-dependent oxidoreductase produces the protein MTEKRKLRLGAFLMSSGHHVASWRYPEANAEGGLDFNHFRKIAETAERGKFDTIFFADGVSVRDRGQDKDIISRAGHVAHFEPITLLSALSVVTEHIGLIATVSTTYNEPYHLARKFASLDYLSGGRAGWNLVTSATDSEAKNFNLEKHPDHAPRYQRAREFVDVVKGLWDSWEDDAFIRDKESGIFFDPDKLHVPNHKGEYFSVRGPLNVARPLQGYPVIVQAGSSEDGKNLAAETAELIFTAHQTLADARAFYVDVKERAAKIGRNPDHIKIMPGIFPVIGRTEEEAKEKFQKLQDGIDPKVGLALLGSMLGNVDLSAYPLDEPLPDLPETELQQSRQDLLIRLARRENLTIRQLYQWIAGARGHYQLVGTPKQIADRIEEWFVNDAADGFNIMPPYLPTGLDEFVDSVIPILQERGLFRTEYEGKTLRENLGLPRPNNQFVVKKELVTV, from the coding sequence ATGACTGAAAAACGTAAACTTAGGCTTGGCGCATTCCTGATGAGTTCAGGACATCACGTTGCTTCTTGGCGCTATCCTGAGGCCAACGCCGAGGGTGGTTTAGATTTTAATCACTTCCGTAAAATCGCTGAAACTGCCGAACGTGGTAAATTTGATACGATTTTCTTTGCTGATGGTGTGTCGGTACGCGATCGCGGTCAAGATAAGGACATCATTAGTCGTGCGGGTCACGTCGCACATTTTGAACCAATCACTTTGCTTTCGGCATTATCTGTCGTTACAGAACATATTGGCTTGATTGCCACCGTTTCCACTACCTATAACGAACCCTATCATCTCGCTCGTAAATTTGCTTCTCTAGATTATCTTAGCGGTGGTCGAGCTGGTTGGAACTTGGTGACATCAGCAACCGATAGTGAAGCGAAAAACTTCAATCTAGAAAAGCACCCTGACCATGCACCACGCTATCAACGAGCCCGTGAATTTGTAGATGTGGTCAAGGGACTGTGGGACAGTTGGGAAGATGATGCCTTCATTCGCGATAAGGAATCGGGTATCTTTTTTGACCCAGACAAGCTCCATGTTCCCAATCACAAAGGAGAATACTTCTCTGTGCGGGGACCTCTGAATGTGGCACGTCCTCTTCAAGGCTATCCAGTAATCGTGCAGGCAGGCTCATCGGAAGATGGCAAAAACTTGGCGGCGGAAACGGCAGAATTGATTTTCACGGCTCACCAAACCCTTGCGGATGCTAGAGCCTTCTATGTAGATGTGAAGGAACGGGCGGCGAAAATCGGCCGTAATCCCGATCATATTAAAATCATGCCAGGGATTTTCCCCGTGATTGGTCGTACCGAAGAGGAAGCGAAAGAGAAGTTCCAAAAGCTACAGGATGGGATCGATCCTAAGGTTGGTTTGGCTTTGCTGGGCAGTATGTTAGGCAATGTTGATTTGTCGGCATATCCCCTTGATGAACCTCTGCCTGATTTACCTGAAACAGAGTTACAGCAGAGTCGTCAGGATTTGTTGATTAGATTAGCGCGACGGGAAAATCTAACCATTCGTCAACTCTATCAATGGATTGCAGGAGCTAGAGGTCATTATCAACTTGTCGGTACTCCTAAACAGATAGCCGATCGCATTGAGGAATGGTTTGTCAATGATGCTGCTGATGGCTTTAATATCATGCCTCCCTATTTACCGACTGGATTAGATGAGTTTGTGGATTCGGTAATTCCGATCTTGCAAGAGCGTGGGCTGTTCCGCACTGAGTATGAAGGAAAAACTCTCCGCGAAAATCTCGGTTTACCTCGTCCAAATAATCAATTTGTGGTTAAGAAGGAATTGGTAACTGTATAG
- a CDS encoding IS4 family transposase codes for MKEISVFREKLHEHLQWNRARLLFVSMFLIALMRVKTVNLDEIATGFRGEAKVESHYKRLQRFFREFEVDYESIALMVVKVMKIPEPWVISIDRTDWRFGKTVFNELTLGVVHHGIAFPLVWMMLDKKGNSNTRERCELCNRFLEIFGDRKIDFLTADREFVGEEWFDYLLCDPCTRFRIRIRKNTLLNDGQKQLRADVCFQDLQVGQSKVLSKPRLVWQHWLYIAAMRLEDGDLLIVATAHDPNTAITDYAKRWAIETLFGCFKSRGFCLEATHLQDPERLSKLIALLTLALCWAFSSGLWLAQLNPLKPKKHGRLPKSIFRLGFDYLRHIIFDIHLNSEAFFNSIKFLSCT; via the coding sequence ATGAAAGAGATTAGCGTATTTCGCGAAAAGTTGCATGAACATCTGCAATGGAATAGAGCAAGACTCTTATTTGTGTCGATGTTCCTGATCGCACTAATGCGAGTAAAGACAGTAAACCTAGACGAAATCGCTACAGGATTTAGAGGTGAAGCCAAAGTCGAATCACACTATAAGAGATTACAGAGATTTTTTCGAGAGTTTGAAGTGGACTATGAAAGCATCGCTTTAATGGTCGTCAAAGTGATGAAAATACCTGAACCATGGGTAATCAGTATCGACCGCACCGATTGGAGATTTGGTAAGACAGTATTTAATGAGCTGACATTGGGAGTAGTGCATCACGGTATCGCATTCCCATTGGTATGGATGATGCTGGATAAAAAAGGTAACTCGAACACCCGTGAACGTTGTGAATTGTGTAATCGATTTCTGGAAATATTTGGAGACCGCAAAATCGACTTTTTGACCGCAGACCGAGAATTTGTGGGGGAAGAATGGTTTGATTACCTGCTTTGTGACCCATGTACCCGTTTTCGTATCCGTATTCGTAAAAACACCTTGCTTAACGATGGGCAGAAACAACTAAGAGCTGACGTTTGTTTCCAAGATCTCCAAGTTGGTCAATCCAAGGTATTGTCCAAGCCCAGACTAGTTTGGCAACATTGGCTCTATATTGCGGCGATGCGTCTGGAGGATGGCGATTTATTAATTGTTGCTACCGCTCATGATCCGAATACCGCTATTACTGACTATGCCAAACGTTGGGCGATTGAGACTTTGTTTGGTTGTTTTAAATCTCGTGGCTTTTGTTTGGAGGCGACTCACCTTCAAGACCCTGAACGCCTTTCTAAGCTTATTGCTTTACTCACCCTCGCTTTATGTTGGGCTTTTTCTTCGGGGCTTTGGCTTGCTCAGCTCAATCCCCTCAAACCTAAAAAGCACGGTCGCTTACCTAAGAGCATTTTTCGTCTTGGCTTTGATTACCTGCGTCATATCATCTTTGACATCCATCTCAATTCCGAGGCTTTCTTCAACTCCATTAAATTTTTGTCCTGTACTTAA